One genomic region from Carettochelys insculpta isolate YL-2023 chromosome 4, ASM3395843v1, whole genome shotgun sequence encodes:
- the AGA gene encoding N(4)-(beta-N-acetylglucosaminyl)-L-asparaginase isoform X4, with translation MLPARDDGGRRALCAPLPASRAPAAAWARGGGRGAGGAAASRQHVGVQESRGSSNTMEVGAVADLRRIKNAVGVARKVIQHTKHTLLVGESASLFAESMGFPCEDLTTKNSLSIYSKWLNQRCQPNYWKNVIPDASESCGPYKQAKQFNNEEWINSQKRINIDNHDTIGMIVIGRSGNVAVGTSTNGAVHKIPGRVGDAPIAGAGAYADSRVGGAAATGDGDVMMRFLPSYQAVEYMRTGTDPTTACQNVISRIRKYAPDFFGAVICANTNGTYGAACNKVPGFTQFHFMVFSPFLNHSSEQIVDCI, from the exons ATGTTGCCGGCGCGCGACGATGGCGGGCGGAGGGCGCTCTGCGCTCCGCTTCCTGCTTCTCGGGCTCCTGCTGCCGCCTGGGCCCGGGGCGGCGGGCGCGGGGCCGGCGGCGCTGCCGCTAGTCGTCAACACGTGGGCGTTCAGGAAAGCCGCGGAAGCAG CAACACTATGGAAGTTGGGGCAGTAGCAGATCTCAGACGTATAAAGAATGCTGTTGGTGTGGCACGGAAAGTGATTCAGCATACTAAGCACACATTATTAGTGGGGGAGTCAG ccTCACTGTTTGCAGAAAGCATGGGATTTCCATGTGAAGATTTAACCACTAAGAATTCTCTTTCAATATATTCAAAGTGGCTTAATCAAAGATGTCAGCCAAACTACTGGAAG AATGtaataccagatgcttcagaatcTTGTGGACCATACAAACAAGCTAAACAGTTTAATAATGAAGAATGGATCAACtcacagaaaagaataaatattGATAATCATGATACAATTG GCATGATTGTAATTGGTCGTTCTGGAAACGTTGCTGTGGGGACATCTACAAATGGTGCAGTCCACAAAATCCCAGG GCGCGTAGGGGATGCTCCAATAGCTGGAGCTGGCGCTTATGCTGATAGTAGagttggaggagctgcagccactggAGACGGTGATGTCATGATGCGCTTTTTGCCCAG CTATCAAGCAGTGGAGTATATGAGGACAGGAACAGATCCAACTACAGCTTGCCAGAATGTAATTTCCAGGATCCGGAAGTATGCCCCAGACTTCTTTGGTGCTGTTATCTGTGCCAACACTAATGGAACTTATG GTGCTGCCTGCAATAAAGTTCCAGGATTCACTCAGTTTCACTTCATGGTTTTTAGTCCTTTTCTAAATCATTCATCTGAGCAAATAGTAGactgcatttaa
- the AGA gene encoding N(4)-(beta-N-acetylglucosaminyl)-L-asparaginase isoform X2, translating into MAGGGRSALRFLLLGLLLPPGPGAAGAGPAALPLVVNTWAFRKAAEAAWYTLQSGGSELDAVERGCAQCEIEQCDGTVGFGGSPDEHGETTLDAMIMDGNTMEVGAVADLRRIKNAVGVARKVIQHTKHTLLVGESASLFAESMGFPCEDLTTKNSLSIYSKWLNQRCQPNYWKNVIPDASESCGPYKQAKQFNNEEWINSQKRINIDNHDTIGMIVIGRSGNVAVGTSTNGAVHKIPGRVGDAPIAGAGAYADSRVGGAAATGDGDVMMRFLPSYQAVEYMRTGTDPTTACQNVISRIRKYAPDFFGAVICANTNGTYGINTCSFCDETCCSRIELVNHQWTHK; encoded by the exons ATGGCGGGCGGAGGGCGCTCTGCGCTCCGCTTCCTGCTTCTCGGGCTCCTGCTGCCGCCTGGGCCCGGGGCGGCGGGCGCGGGGCCGGCGGCGCTGCCGCTAGTCGTCAACACGTGGGCGTTCAGGAAAGCCGCGGAAGCAG CATGGTATACCTTGCAGTCTGGAGGCTCTGAGCTTGATGCAGTAGAGAGAGGCTGTGCTCAGTGTGAGATTGAACAGTGCGATGGAACTGTAGGGTTTGGCGGAAGTCCAGATGAACATGGAGAAACAACTTTAGATGCCATGATTATGGATGG CAACACTATGGAAGTTGGGGCAGTAGCAGATCTCAGACGTATAAAGAATGCTGTTGGTGTGGCACGGAAAGTGATTCAGCATACTAAGCACACATTATTAGTGGGGGAGTCAG ccTCACTGTTTGCAGAAAGCATGGGATTTCCATGTGAAGATTTAACCACTAAGAATTCTCTTTCAATATATTCAAAGTGGCTTAATCAAAGATGTCAGCCAAACTACTGGAAG AATGtaataccagatgcttcagaatcTTGTGGACCATACAAACAAGCTAAACAGTTTAATAATGAAGAATGGATCAACtcacagaaaagaataaatattGATAATCATGATACAATTG GCATGATTGTAATTGGTCGTTCTGGAAACGTTGCTGTGGGGACATCTACAAATGGTGCAGTCCACAAAATCCCAGG GCGCGTAGGGGATGCTCCAATAGCTGGAGCTGGCGCTTATGCTGATAGTAGagttggaggagctgcagccactggAGACGGTGATGTCATGATGCGCTTTTTGCCCAG CTATCAAGCAGTGGAGTATATGAGGACAGGAACAGATCCAACTACAGCTTGCCAGAATGTAATTTCCAGGATCCGGAAGTATGCCCCAGACTTCTTTGGTGCTGTTATCTGTGCCAACACTAATGGAACTTATG GTAtcaacacctgctccttctgtgatgaGACCTGCTGCTCCAGAATCGAGCTGGTCAACCATCAATGGAcgcacaaatag
- the AGA gene encoding N(4)-(beta-N-acetylglucosaminyl)-L-asparaginase isoform X1, protein MAGGGRSALRFLLLGLLLPPGPGAAGAGPAALPLVVNTWAFRKAAEAAWYTLQSGGSELDAVERGCAQCEIEQCDGTVGFGGSPDEHGETTLDAMIMDGNTMEVGAVADLRRIKNAVGVARKVIQHTKHTLLVGESASLFAESMGFPCEDLTTKNSLSIYSKWLNQRCQPNYWKNVIPDASESCGPYKQAKQFNNEEWINSQKRINIDNHDTIGMIVIGRSGNVAVGTSTNGAVHKIPGRVGDAPIAGAGAYADSRVGGAAATGDGDVMMRFLPSYQAVEYMRTGTDPTTACQNVISRIRKYAPDFFGAVICANTNGTYGAACNKVPGFTQFHFMVFSPFLNHSSEQIVDCI, encoded by the exons ATGGCGGGCGGAGGGCGCTCTGCGCTCCGCTTCCTGCTTCTCGGGCTCCTGCTGCCGCCTGGGCCCGGGGCGGCGGGCGCGGGGCCGGCGGCGCTGCCGCTAGTCGTCAACACGTGGGCGTTCAGGAAAGCCGCGGAAGCAG CATGGTATACCTTGCAGTCTGGAGGCTCTGAGCTTGATGCAGTAGAGAGAGGCTGTGCTCAGTGTGAGATTGAACAGTGCGATGGAACTGTAGGGTTTGGCGGAAGTCCAGATGAACATGGAGAAACAACTTTAGATGCCATGATTATGGATGG CAACACTATGGAAGTTGGGGCAGTAGCAGATCTCAGACGTATAAAGAATGCTGTTGGTGTGGCACGGAAAGTGATTCAGCATACTAAGCACACATTATTAGTGGGGGAGTCAG ccTCACTGTTTGCAGAAAGCATGGGATTTCCATGTGAAGATTTAACCACTAAGAATTCTCTTTCAATATATTCAAAGTGGCTTAATCAAAGATGTCAGCCAAACTACTGGAAG AATGtaataccagatgcttcagaatcTTGTGGACCATACAAACAAGCTAAACAGTTTAATAATGAAGAATGGATCAACtcacagaaaagaataaatattGATAATCATGATACAATTG GCATGATTGTAATTGGTCGTTCTGGAAACGTTGCTGTGGGGACATCTACAAATGGTGCAGTCCACAAAATCCCAGG GCGCGTAGGGGATGCTCCAATAGCTGGAGCTGGCGCTTATGCTGATAGTAGagttggaggagctgcagccactggAGACGGTGATGTCATGATGCGCTTTTTGCCCAG CTATCAAGCAGTGGAGTATATGAGGACAGGAACAGATCCAACTACAGCTTGCCAGAATGTAATTTCCAGGATCCGGAAGTATGCCCCAGACTTCTTTGGTGCTGTTATCTGTGCCAACACTAATGGAACTTATG GTGCTGCCTGCAATAAAGTTCCAGGATTCACTCAGTTTCACTTCATGGTTTTTAGTCCTTTTCTAAATCATTCATCTGAGCAAATAGTAGactgcatttaa
- the AGA gene encoding N(4)-(beta-N-acetylglucosaminyl)-L-asparaginase isoform X3 has product MPHLPTAWYTLQSGGSELDAVERGCAQCEIEQCDGTVGFGGSPDEHGETTLDAMIMDGNTMEVGAVADLRRIKNAVGVARKVIQHTKHTLLVGESASLFAESMGFPCEDLTTKNSLSIYSKWLNQRCQPNYWKNVIPDASESCGPYKQAKQFNNEEWINSQKRINIDNHDTIGMIVIGRSGNVAVGTSTNGAVHKIPGRVGDAPIAGAGAYADSRVGGAAATGDGDVMMRFLPSYQAVEYMRTGTDPTTACQNVISRIRKYAPDFFGAVICANTNGTYGAACNKVPGFTQFHFMVFSPFLNHSSEQIVDCI; this is encoded by the exons ATGCCGCATTTACCCACGG CATGGTATACCTTGCAGTCTGGAGGCTCTGAGCTTGATGCAGTAGAGAGAGGCTGTGCTCAGTGTGAGATTGAACAGTGCGATGGAACTGTAGGGTTTGGCGGAAGTCCAGATGAACATGGAGAAACAACTTTAGATGCCATGATTATGGATGG CAACACTATGGAAGTTGGGGCAGTAGCAGATCTCAGACGTATAAAGAATGCTGTTGGTGTGGCACGGAAAGTGATTCAGCATACTAAGCACACATTATTAGTGGGGGAGTCAG ccTCACTGTTTGCAGAAAGCATGGGATTTCCATGTGAAGATTTAACCACTAAGAATTCTCTTTCAATATATTCAAAGTGGCTTAATCAAAGATGTCAGCCAAACTACTGGAAG AATGtaataccagatgcttcagaatcTTGTGGACCATACAAACAAGCTAAACAGTTTAATAATGAAGAATGGATCAACtcacagaaaagaataaatattGATAATCATGATACAATTG GCATGATTGTAATTGGTCGTTCTGGAAACGTTGCTGTGGGGACATCTACAAATGGTGCAGTCCACAAAATCCCAGG GCGCGTAGGGGATGCTCCAATAGCTGGAGCTGGCGCTTATGCTGATAGTAGagttggaggagctgcagccactggAGACGGTGATGTCATGATGCGCTTTTTGCCCAG CTATCAAGCAGTGGAGTATATGAGGACAGGAACAGATCCAACTACAGCTTGCCAGAATGTAATTTCCAGGATCCGGAAGTATGCCCCAGACTTCTTTGGTGCTGTTATCTGTGCCAACACTAATGGAACTTATG GTGCTGCCTGCAATAAAGTTCCAGGATTCACTCAGTTTCACTTCATGGTTTTTAGTCCTTTTCTAAATCATTCATCTGAGCAAATAGTAGactgcatttaa